The nucleotide window GCCCGGCAGGGACGCGCTCATGCGATCCGCAAGCATCTGCCCCGGATTCGACGTGTAGCTTCCGCGCACGAGCGGAAGCGACTCGCGACTCGCGAGCAATCCGCGTCGCAACTTGCTTACCGCATGCGCGCGCTTTTGGGCCGCAGTGAGACGAGAGACGCGTCGGGGTCCAGCGGGACTGGGAGCCTCGATGGGGTCGCTCGCGACCGCGGAAGCCGCGGGCCGTCCGTTCGACTCGCGATCCGGCGCGGGCTCCGCCCGCTGCGCCGCAGTTTCCCGAGAACGGGCAAGCTCGGCGTCGTAGCGCTCGCGCGAGCCCTTGCGGCCAAGCACTTCATAGGCGTTCGTCAACCGCTCGAAGACGGCCTCCATGAGCGGCTTGTAGCCACCGATTCTGCGCCGAAATAGCGTATCCGGATGAAACACCTTGGCGAGCGCGAAGTAGGCCGCTCGAATCTGCGCTTTGTCCGCGTCGGCTGCCACCTCGAGCAGTTCGTAGTGGTTGGCTTTCCCGAGCCGCGCGTGGGTTGCCAGGATCCGCGCTTGCAGCTCGACGTCGAGATCGAGGCTCGGATCCGGCTGCAATCCGCCCTCCGCCGGCTTGTGCGATGGCCCCGGAGCACCATCGCTCGATCGAGCGCGACGCCCCGCGCCGGTCCGTTCACCAGCACCGGCTCCCGGCCCGTGAGACGGCCCCGCGCCGCTGTCGCTCGATCGAGCGCGGCGCCCCGACCCGGTCCGTTCACCACCTGAGTCGTCTCGGTGTGCTCGTACGCCTTCGGGAGACGCCTGACGCGAAGACTGTCCCTCGCCAGGAGCTGCAGGGCAGGCCGGTCGCTGCCACCGAACGGCACCAAGGGTGATCAGGCGCTCGAGAATCGTCTGCGTCTGGGCCTGATCCAGCCCAACCATGTGGGCGATATCATCGAGCGACGTGTGCCCATCGACTCGAGAAAGCACGAACGCCTCGATGGAGGTCAGCGGCAGCGATCGGACATCCAGTCCTGAAACAAGGCTCGGCGCTCTCGGCTGCGTGGGCCCCATGGCAAGTCGGATCGGTGACGCTCAGGACCCGTTCAA belongs to Pseudomonadota bacterium and includes:
- a CDS encoding DnaJ domain-containing protein → MGPTQPRAPSLVSGLDVRSLPLTSIEAFVLSRVDGHTSLDDIAHMVGLDQAQTQTILERLITLGAVRWQRPACPAAPGEGQSSRQASPEGVRAHRDDSGGERTGSGRRARSSDSGAGPSHGPGAGAGERTGAGRRARSSDGAPGPSHKPAEGGLQPDPSLDLDVELQARILATHARLGKANHYELLEVAADADKAQIRAAYFALAKVFHPDTLFRRRIGGYKPLMEAVFERLTNAYEVLGRKGSRERYDAELARSRETAAQRAEPAPDRESNGRPAASAVASDPIEAPSPAGPRRVSRLTAAQKRAHAVSKLRRGLLASRESLPLVRGSYTSNPGQMLADRMSASLPGRQRVSAPTPSSRPDRARSSSDGKHQQSLAAPKDAPSRRKPAKSKQGAVSIPAARHSDTSPGRRRNRPRQRKVRQ